One window of the Peptacetobacter hiranonis genome contains the following:
- the yedF gene encoding sulfurtransferase-like selenium metabolism protein YedF — protein sequence MIKVDARGLACPKPVINTKKELEKIAEGTVVTTVDNTTAKENLLKLARSLNCEATVIKEEDGEIEVQIVKGEAAAEVATESNDDLCDQVVFISSDRMGSGNDELGKVLIKGFIYTLTETKPYPKAVVLVNGGVTLSTENEATVENLKKLEEAGVQVLSCGTCLDYYGLKDQLKAGVVSNMYDIVETLKGASNTITIG from the coding sequence ATGATAAAAGTAGATGCTAGAGGATTAGCTTGTCCAAAACCAGTTATAAACACTAAAAAAGAATTAGAAAAAATAGCTGAAGGAACAGTAGTTACTACAGTTGATAACACTACTGCGAAAGAAAATCTTTTAAAATTAGCTAGATCTCTTAACTGTGAAGCAACAGTTATAAAAGAAGAAGACGGTGAAATAGAAGTTCAGATAGTTAAAGGGGAAGCTGCAGCTGAAGTAGCTACTGAATCAAATGACGATTTATGTGATCAGGTAGTATTTATATCATCTGATAGAATGGGTTCAGGAAATGATGAATTAGGAAAAGTTCTTATAAAAGGATTCATATACACTTTAACAGAAACAAAACCATATCCAAAAGCAGTTGTTCTAGTTAACGGTGGTGTTACACTATCTACTGAAAACGAAGCTACTGTAGAAAATCTTAAAAAATTAGAAGAAGCTGGTGTACAGGTATTATCTTGTGGAACATGCTTAGACTACTATGGACTAAAAGATCAGTTAAAAGCTGGTGTAGTAAGTAATATGTACGACATAGTTGAAACATTAAAAGGTGCATCAAACACAATAACAATAGGATAA
- a CDS encoding aminotransferase-like domain-containing protein: MAVKFARRLDNLEGSAIRELLKLTARPEVISFAGGMPAPELFPVEEMKKISVQVLEEQGKVALQYTTTEGYKPLREKIAERMNRKLKTNVGPDDILITSGSQQGLDFSGKVFLDEGDIVLCESPSYMGALNAFKSYQPKFIEIPTDDNGMIMEELEKVLEENDRVKMIYVIPDFQNPSGRTWPMERREKFMEIINKYEIPVIEDNPYGELRFEGEFLPSLKAMDTKGLVIFLGTFSKIFCPGYRLGWTCAAPEILNKYNICKQGADLQASTISQMEVNKFIEEYDLDAHVENIKACYVKRRDLMLKTMEEEFPACVKFTHPQGGLFTWVVLPENVKAAEMATKCLEKNVAYVPGDSFFPNGGVYNCCRLNYSNMPEDKIVEGIKRMGQVLREELGE; this comes from the coding sequence ATGGCAGTAAAATTTGCAAGAAGATTAGACAACTTAGAAGGATCAGCAATACGTGAACTGTTAAAATTAACAGCTAGACCAGAAGTTATATCATTCGCTGGTGGTATGCCTGCTCCAGAATTATTCCCAGTAGAAGAAATGAAAAAAATATCAGTTCAGGTTCTTGAAGAACAGGGAAAAGTAGCTTTACAGTACACTACTACTGAAGGATACAAACCATTAAGAGAAAAAATAGCAGAAAGAATGAACAGAAAATTAAAAACTAATGTAGGTCCAGACGATATACTTATAACAAGTGGATCTCAGCAGGGTCTTGATTTCTCTGGTAAAGTATTCCTAGATGAAGGTGACATAGTATTATGTGAAAGTCCATCATACATGGGTGCTTTAAATGCTTTCAAATCATATCAGCCAAAATTCATAGAAATACCAACAGATGATAACGGTATGATAATGGAAGAACTTGAAAAAGTATTAGAAGAAAATGACAGAGTAAAAATGATATATGTTATACCAGATTTCCAGAATCCATCAGGTAGAACTTGGCCAATGGAAAGAAGAGAAAAATTCATGGAAATAATAAACAAATATGAAATACCTGTTATAGAAGATAACCCATATGGTGAATTAAGATTCGAAGGTGAATTCTTACCATCATTAAAAGCTATGGATACTAAAGGTTTAGTAATATTCCTTGGAACATTCTCTAAAATATTCTGCCCAGGATACAGATTAGGATGGACTTGTGCAGCTCCAGAAATATTAAACAAATACAATATATGCAAACAGGGAGCAGACTTACAGGCTTCTACAATATCTCAGATGGAAGTTAACAAATTCATAGAAGAATATGATTTAGATGCTCACGTTGAAAACATAAAAGCTTGCTACGTTAAACGTAGAGATTTAATGTTAAAAACTATGGAAGAAGAATTCCCAGCATGTGTTAAATTCACTCATCCACAGGGTGGTCTATTTACTTGGGTAGTACTTCCAGAAAACGTAAAAGCAGCTGAAATGGCTACTAAATGTCTTGAAAAGAACGTTGCATACGTACCAGGAGATTCATTCTTCCCTAATGGTGGAGTATACAACTGCTGCAGATTAAACTACTCTAACATGCCAGAAGACAAAATAGTTGAAGGTATCAAGAGAATGGGACAGGTTTTAAGAGAAGAATTAGGTGAATAA
- a CDS encoding DUF3343 domain-containing protein, whose protein sequence is METMYIVAFNSTHNAIKTEKLLQKDDIKATTLPTPREISASCGISIKFEKEDLERVKNVLSENSIDCKGLFMIEKHEGGKRSASELN, encoded by the coding sequence ATGGAAACAATGTATATAGTGGCATTTAACTCAACTCACAATGCTATAAAAACAGAAAAATTATTACAGAAAGACGATATAAAAGCAACAACACTTCCAACACCAAGAGAAATAAGTGCAAGTTGTGGAATATCAATAAAATTCGAAAAAGAAGATTTAGAAAGAGTAAAAAATGTTCTTTCTGAAAATAGTATAGATTGCAAAGGTCTATTTATGATAGAAAAACACGAAGGTGGTAAAAGAAGCGCTTCAGAATTAAACTAA
- a CDS encoding helix-turn-helix domain-containing protein: protein MLGERIRNFRKNKSITLQQLSDETGLSIGYISQIERNLVDPSLSSLRKISKSLDIPTYLLMETEKYSDDLTTKSGDVIMMKQPNSTVEYHLLTPMPNETFIPKSLAIKFFLDPKSCDGDFPVIHESEEIVMLEKGEVIIHLPDEDIKLSVGDTTIIKSNIPHIIENLTDDIAIGLSIFTPAIWKFPFSK, encoded by the coding sequence ATGCTTGGAGAACGAATACGAAATTTTAGAAAAAACAAAAGTATAACTTTGCAACAACTCTCTGATGAAACTGGTTTATCTATAGGCTATATTTCTCAGATAGAAAGAAATTTAGTAGACCCTTCACTTTCTTCTTTAAGGAAAATCTCTAAATCATTAGATATTCCGACATATCTTCTTATGGAAACCGAAAAATATTCTGATGATCTTACTACAAAAAGCGGTGATGTAATTATGATGAAACAACCTAATTCTACTGTTGAATATCATCTACTTACTCCTATGCCTAATGAAACTTTTATACCTAAGTCTTTAGCTATAAAGTTCTTTCTAGATCCTAAGTCTTGTGATGGTGATTTCCCAGTAATTCATGAAAGTGAAGAAATTGTTATGCTTGAAAAAGGAGAGGTTATTATACATCTTCCAGATGAAGATATAAAATTATCAGTTGGAGATACAACTATAATAAAAAGTAATATTCCTCACATTATTGAAAATTTGACAGATGATATTGCTATAGGTTTATCTATTTTTACACCTGCTATATGGAAATTTCCATTTAGTAAATAA
- a CDS encoding mandelate racemase/muconate lactonizing enzyme family protein, with product MKIVDIKIEKIRIHLKKPFKIAFAVQDYADNVIIKVMTDEGIYGLGEAAPFSPVTGETVDSVISTLNMFKEGLIGMDPLEIEKIHVLMDRLITGNSSAKAAIDIALFDIKGKVMGQPLYKILGGYDNKIQTDMTIGIDTPENMAKEAKERVENDGFRILKIKAGINPDEDIKALQLIREAVGNDIRLRVDANQGYCVNDAVRVLKEFEKVGVEAVEQCLPHWNMNDARLIREKVGLKVMLDESIHSPMDAAKACKMDAADILNIKLMKCGGLYNALKINAIAEANDVRCMVGCMLETKIAIAAGASLVAAKKNITEADCDSFMYCVDPDNGMEGGFEINGDTFVLSDKPGLGIDFDF from the coding sequence ATGAAAATAGTTGATATCAAAATTGAAAAAATACGTATTCATCTAAAGAAACCGTTTAAAATAGCATTTGCGGTTCAAGATTATGCAGACAATGTAATAATTAAAGTTATGACAGATGAAGGAATATATGGACTAGGAGAAGCAGCTCCGTTCTCACCTGTAACTGGAGAAACAGTAGATAGTGTTATAAGTACACTTAATATGTTCAAAGAAGGATTAATAGGAATGGATCCTCTAGAAATAGAAAAAATACATGTTTTAATGGATAGACTTATAACAGGAAATTCATCAGCAAAAGCGGCTATAGATATAGCTTTATTTGATATAAAAGGAAAAGTGATGGGACAGCCATTATACAAAATACTTGGAGGATATGATAATAAAATACAGACAGATATGACTATCGGTATAGATACTCCAGAAAATATGGCTAAAGAAGCAAAAGAAAGAGTAGAAAACGATGGATTTAGAATATTAAAAATTAAAGCAGGAATAAATCCAGATGAAGATATAAAAGCATTACAGTTAATAAGAGAAGCAGTTGGAAATGATATACGTCTTAGAGTAGATGCAAATCAGGGTTACTGTGTAAATGATGCAGTAAGAGTTTTAAAAGAATTTGAAAAAGTTGGTGTAGAAGCTGTTGAACAGTGCCTACCTCATTGGAATATGAATGATGCAAGATTAATAAGAGAAAAAGTTGGTCTAAAAGTTATGTTAGATGAAAGTATACATTCTCCAATGGATGCAGCTAAAGCTTGTAAAATGGATGCAGCTGATATATTAAATATAAAACTAATGAAATGTGGCGGACTTTACAATGCATTAAAAATAAATGCTATAGCAGAAGCTAATGATGTTAGATGTATGGTTGGATGTATGTTAGAAACTAAAATAGCTATAGCAGCTGGAGCTAGCTTAGTGGCAGCTAAGAAAAATATAACAGAAGCAGACTGCGATAGTTTTATGTATTGTGTCGACCCAGACAA
- a CDS encoding IS3 family transposase, which translates to MSKKQFSKEETLELSKNPFVKNVSCKSITYTNEFKIHFITEYNKGKNPTQIFKEAGFDTNIIGAKRIKCASERWRKSYKENGILGLDDSRVNNSGRPRKRKLTDKEIIDKKDAEIAYLKAELELVKKLDFEERQVMNNKLPSVKIFKLINDVINKYCLKKMIKHLCIVAGVSRSGFYNYLKNKNVISKQEEKDLEAKEIILKAYKFRGYKKGSRSIKMILKSKFNIIFNRKKIQRIMKKYGIKCPIRESNPAKRMGKARKEHHTVPNKLNREFKQGIPGKVLLTDITYMPYGNGKTAYLSTVKDSSTNEILSYHLSKNLKMDIVISTINNLMLSNSDKLHKDAFIHSDQGVHYTSTIFQNLLKKYNLGQSMSRKGNCWDNAPQESFFGHMKDEIDYKSCNTFEELKSLIDDYMDYYNNDRCQWNLKQLTPIQYRSQLLAA; encoded by the coding sequence ATGAGTAAAAAACAATTTAGTAAAGAAGAAACATTAGAGCTATCAAAAAATCCATTTGTAAAGAATGTAAGCTGTAAATCAATAACATATACAAATGAATTTAAAATACATTTCATAACAGAATACAATAAGGGAAAAAATCCAACACAGATATTTAAAGAAGCAGGTTTTGACACTAACATCATAGGTGCAAAACGTATTAAATGCGCTAGCGAGCGATGGAGAAAGTCATATAAAGAAAATGGTATTTTGGGACTAGATGATTCTAGAGTTAATAATTCTGGAAGACCAAGAAAAAGAAAATTAACAGATAAAGAGATAATAGATAAGAAGGATGCTGAAATAGCATATCTTAAAGCAGAGCTAGAACTAGTAAAAAAGCTAGACTTCGAAGAAAGGCAGGTGATGAATAATAAGCTACCTTCGGTGAAAATATTCAAATTAATTAATGATGTAATAAATAAATATTGTTTAAAAAAAATGATAAAACATCTATGTATTGTTGCAGGAGTATCTAGATCTGGATTTTATAACTATTTAAAAAACAAGAATGTAATAAGCAAACAAGAAGAAAAGGATTTAGAAGCAAAAGAAATAATTCTTAAAGCATATAAGTTCAGAGGATACAAAAAAGGTTCTCGTTCAATAAAAATGATTTTAAAAAGTAAATTTAATATAATATTTAACAGAAAAAAAATTCAAAGAATAATGAAAAAATATGGAATTAAATGTCCTATTCGCGAGTCAAATCCAGCTAAACGTATGGGAAAAGCAAGAAAAGAACATCACACAGTTCCTAATAAATTGAATAGAGAATTTAAACAAGGTATACCAGGAAAAGTACTTTTAACTGATATTACGTATATGCCGTACGGCAATGGGAAAACAGCATATTTATCAACTGTAAAAGATTCTTCTACGAATGAAATTTTATCGTATCATTTATCGAAGAATTTAAAAATGGATATTGTTATTTCAACTATTAACAATCTCATGTTATCAAATTCAGACAAATTACATAAAGATGCATTTATTCATTCTGATCAAGGAGTTCATTATACAAGTACTATTTTTCAGAACTTGTTAAAAAAATATAATTTAGGTCAATCTATGTCTAGAAAAGGTAATTGTTGGGACAATGCTCCGCAGGAGTCATTCTTTGGTCATATGAAAGATGAAATAGATTATAAAAGTTGCAATACATTTGAAGAGTTAAAAAGTTTAATAGATGATTATATGGATTATTATAATAATGATCGTTGTCAGTGGAATTTAAAACAGCTGACTCCTATTCAATATAGAAGTCAGCTGCTTGCTGCTTAA
- a CDS encoding MerR family transcriptional regulator has translation MYSTGKLSEISGVSSRTLRYYDEIGLLKPSFINESGYRYYDDNEVALLQQILFYKERGLDLQTIKEIIYRKDFDLYSALEEHLVSLEEEKKKIDRMINSVKLSIKSLKGEYNMSDKEKFEVFKKNLVDENEKNYGKEIREKYGNDSVDESNRKMLNMSEEDYNMFKELEENILTLVEKCVKENLDLDSKEAKELANMHQKWIKMTWNKYSVEAHKSLAMMYIMDERFKEYYDRNIEGCADYLSMAIENNL, from the coding sequence ATGTACAGTACAGGAAAACTTTCTGAAATATCAGGTGTAAGCTCGAGAACACTTAGATATTATGATGAGATTGGATTATTAAAACCAAGCTTTATAAATGAATCTGGATATAGATATTATGATGATAATGAGGTAGCTCTTTTGCAGCAGATACTTTTTTACAAAGAAAGAGGGCTTGATCTGCAAACAATTAAGGAAATAATCTATCGTAAAGATTTTGATTTATATTCTGCTCTTGAAGAACATCTTGTTAGTCTTGAGGAAGAAAAGAAAAAAATAGATAGAATGATTAATTCTGTAAAACTATCTATAAAATCATTGAAAGGAGAATATAATATGAGTGATAAGGAAAAGTTTGAAGTATTTAAAAAGAATTTAGTAGATGAAAATGAAAAAAATTACGGAAAAGAAATAAGGGAAAAATATGGAAATGATTCAGTTGATGAATCTAATAGAAAAATGCTTAATATGAGCGAGGAGGATTATAATATGTTTAAAGAATTAGAAGAAAATATCCTTACTCTAGTTGAAAAATGTGTAAAAGAAAATCTAGATTTAGATAGCAAAGAAGCAAAAGAACTTGCTAATATGCATCAAAAATGGATAAAAATGACATGGAATAAATATAGCGTAGAAGCACATAAATCACTTGCTATGATGTATATAATGGATGAGAGATTTAAAGAATATTACGATAGAAATATAGAAGGGTGTGCCGACTATCTATCTATGGCTATAGAAAATAATTTATAA
- a CDS encoding DUF951 domain-containing protein: MPLNLEKGDIVELKKPHACGCKEFEITRTGMDIKAKCKQCGRLIMLDRETFEKRVKKLHKVNEE, from the coding sequence ATGCCATTAAATCTTGAAAAAGGCGATATAGTAGAATTAAAGAAACCACATGCTTGTGGATGCAAAGAGTTTGAAATAACTAGAACGGGTATGGATATAAAAGCTAAATGCAAACAATGTGGTAGACTTATAATGTTAGACAGAGAAACTTTTGAAAAAAGAGTAAAAAAATTACACAAAGTAAATGAAGAATAA